The Neurospora crassa OR74A linkage group IV, whole genome shotgun sequence genome has a segment encoding these proteins:
- a CDS encoding LON domain serine protease — MAHIRAPTVTIPLLPLPKQTVLLPGVVQRVAVSSTRPDIASLLAAVYAKAASQTPNGRIDTIPIACVPLASPLIGPEGHLLIENGDDKTETADDVDPAKATKADLFPYGVAAKITGVEGRGTGEFTLLVEGVTRIHVEKVISDKAYLEGKVSSYADPALITDAALEELFMSLKLLSRQFVTILRLSSLLPQSSGTPGLSPLLARRLDFYIAKQKYPGALADFMANIVESSYEEKLEILTLIDVKERVAKVIELLDRQITNIKNSMRVTTITATTLPFPMDPDAAKHGKIKPPVKAPGHGAGMPFSPQGGFMGRGGNADEDQEPNEIEELQKRLDAARLSPEAAKVADREIKRLKKIHPAQAEYAVTRTYLETLAEIPWTTTTDDRLGPDTLNRARKQLDEDHYGLDKVKKRLLEYLAVLRLKQAINDDVDSQIKQLEQELGVASESSKEDAAQSTPIDLGVDEKAKAGGDKLEALKSRRMVDKSPILLLVGPPGVGKTSLARSVATALGRKFHRISLGGVRDEAEIRGHRRTYVAAMPGLIVQGLKKVGVANPVFLLDEIDKVGGSSIHGDPSAAMLEVLDPEQNHNFTDHYVNVPIDLSKVLFIATANSLDTIPAPLLDRMETIYIPGYTTLEKRHIAMRHLVPKQLRVNGLDESQVSFTPEVVSRIIESYTREAGVRNLEREISSVARGKAVEFADAKDSGHPENYNPQLTVDDLEKFLGIEKFEEEIAEKTSRPGIVTGLVAYSSGGNGSILFIEVADMPGNGSVQLTGKLGDVLKESVEVALTWVKAHAYQLGLTQSPSENIMKDRSIHVHCPSGAVPKDGPSSGISQAIALISLFSGKAVPPTMAMTGEISLRGRITAVGGIKEKLIGALRAGVKTVLLPAQNRKDAKDLPQEVKDGLEIIHVSHIWEAIRYVWPDGQWPSEHDYPSIESRL, encoded by the exons ATGGCTCACATACGAGCACCGACGGTCACGATAccgcttcttccccttcccaaaCAGACTGTTCTCCTCCCAGGCGTTGTCCAACGCGTTGCAGTTTCGTCTACCCGACCCGACATCGCCTCGTTACTCGCCGCCGTTTACGCGAAGGCGGCTTCCCAAACCCCTAATGGGCGTATCGATACGATTCCCATTGCCTGCGTGCCCCTGGCATCACCCTTGATCGGACCAGAGGGGCATCTTCTAATCGAGAACGGCGACGACAAAACCGAAACCGCCGACGATGTTGATCCAGCAAAGGCTACCAAGGCCGATCTCTTCCCCTATGGCGTTGCTGCTAAGATCACCGGCGTCGAGGGGCGTGGTACCGGCGAGTTTACCTTGCTGGTCGAGGGTGTGACACGAATCCATGTCGAAAAGGTTATCTCGGACAAGGCTTATCTGGAAGGCAAGGTCTCGAGTTACGCCGATCCCGCTCTAATCACAGACGCCGCCCTCGAGGAGCTGTTCATGTCTCTCAAGCTTCTGTCCAGGCAGTTTGTTACGATCCTCCGCCTGTCCTCACTTCTGCCACAGTCTTCTGGCACGCCTGGCCTCTCACCTCTGCTTGCTCGGCGCCTCGACTTCTACATCGCAAAGCAGAAGTATCCCGGTGCCCTCGCAGACTTTATGGCCAACATTGTCGAATCTTCATATGAGGAAAAGCTCGAGATCCTGACTTTGATCGACGTCAAGGAACGTGTGGCCAAGGTTATTGAGCTGCTTGACCGCCAGATAACAAACATCAAGAACAGCATGAGggtcaccaccatcacagcCACGACCTTGCCATTCCCGATGGACCCTGATGCGGCGAAACATGGAAAAATCAAGCCGCCTGTAAAGGCTCCAGGGCATGGCGCAGGAATGCCGTTTTCACCACAGGGCGGTTTCATGGGACGAGGTGGAAATGCGGATGAAGATCAGGAGCCCAACGAGATTGAGGAGCTGCAGAAACGACTTGATGCCGCACGACTCAGCCCTGAAGCTGCCAAGGTCGCTGACCGGGAGATCAAGAGACTGAAAAAGATCCATCCCGCACAGGCTGAGTATGCTGTGACTCGGACATATCTTGAAACTTTGGCAGAGATCCCCTGGACAACTACTACGGATGATCGCCTAGGTCCCGATACGCTGAACCGGGCAAGGAAGCAACTCGACGAGGATCACTATGGACTAGACAAGGTCAAAAAGCGCCTGCTCGAATATCTAGCAGTCCTTCGCCTCAAGCAAGCCATCAACGATGACGTGGACAGCCAGATTAAACAGCTCGAACAGGAACTCGGGGTAGCATCCGAGAGCAGTAAAGAAGACGCTGCTCAATCTACCCCTATCGaccttggtgttgatgaaAAGGCCAAGGCCGGTGGAGACAAGCTTGAGGCTTTGAAGAGCAGGCGCATGGTGGACAAGTCTcccatccttctccttgtcggACCTCCAGGCGTTGGGAAGACGAGTCTTGCTCGATCAGTCGCCACTGCTTTGGGAAGGAAATTCCATAGAATTTCTCTGGGTGGTGTGAGAGACGAAGCAGAAATCCGCGGTCACAGACGTACCTATGTCGCCGCCATGCCAGGTCTTATTGTTCAGGGTTTGAAGAAAGTAGGCGTAGCAAACCCTGTCTTCCTCCTTGATGAGATTGATAAGGTTGGCGGCTCAAGCATTCACGGCGACCCTTCGGCGGCTATGCTCGAGGTTCTCGACCCTGAGCAGAACCATAATTTCACCGATCACTACGTGAACGTGCCGATTGATCTCAGCAAGGTGCTGTTCATCGCCACAGCGAACAGTCTCGACACCATTCCGGCACCGTTGCTGGATCGAATGGAGACGATCTACATTCCGGGCTACACGACTCTCGAGAAGCGCCACATTGCGATGCGGCATTTAGTCCCCAAGCAACTCCGGGTCAACGGCCTTGACGAATCACAGGTTTCCTTTACCCCAGAGGTCGTGTCCAGAATCATCGAGTCGTACACGCGGGAGGCCGGCGTGCGCAACCTAGAACGGGAGATCTCGTCCGTTGCGCGTGGCAAAGCCGTCGAGTTCGCCGACGCCAAGGACTCGGGACACCCTGAGAACTACAACCCACAGCTGACCGTGGATGACCTGGAGAAGTTTTTGGGCATTGAAAAGTTTGAAGAGGAAATCGCCGAGAAGACTAGCCGTCCAGGAATAGTGACTGGTCTGGTAGCGTACAGCTCGGGTGGAAATGGTAGTATTCTCTTTATCGAGGTGGCCGACATGCCAGGCAACGGCAGCGTCCAGCTAACGGGCAAACTGGGTGATGTGTTGAAAGAGAGTGTCGAGGTGGCCCTAACTTGGGTCAAGGCGCACGCATATCAGCTTGGACTCACTCAGAGCCCGAGTGAGAACATTATGAAGGACAGGAGCATTCATGTGCATTGCCCCTCCGGTGCCGTTCCCAAAGATGGACCCAGCAGCGGCATCTCGCAGGCAATCGCTCTCATTTCTCTGTTTTCCGGCAAGGCTGTCCCACCAACAATGGCCATGACG GGTGAGATTTCCCTCCGAGGACGGATCACGGCCGTCGGAGGCATCAAGGAGAAACTCATCGGAGCGCTCCGGGCGGGTGTCAAGACAGTCCTACTCCCAGCGCAGAACCGCAAGGACGCAAAGGACTTACCCCAGGAAGTCAAGGATGGATTGGAAATCATCCATGTCAG TCATATCTGGGAGGCCATTCGCTACGTTTGGCCGGACGGCCAGTGGCCTAGCGAGCACGATTATCCGAGCATCGAGAGTCGTCTTTGA
- the pp4 gene encoding calcineurin-like phosphoesterase gives MSDLDRAIAQLRACRPIPESDVRELCHKAREILIEEGNVVTVNAPVTICGDIHGQFHDLMELFRVGGDPPDTNYLFMGDFVDRGFYSLETFLLLLCLKVRYPDRMTLIRGNHESRQITTVYGFYDECYRKYGSANVWRYCCDVFDYLALGAIVLGASNTISPSAGESSIPTTPEGGEVEIEVCNAQGEVMSRFPRPNNGADSDVQSRTNGIPPPSNTGPPGSGASGLSRGSVGNPAGAVLCVHGGLSPLIDKVDKIRLLDRKQEVPHEGAMCDLLWSDPDEIDGWGLSPRGAGFLFGADIVKVFNHRNDLSLIARAHQLVMEGFKEMFDASIVTVWSAPNYCYRCGNVAALLELSEDDSGLGVLARSNGDVNRSNGGAGSSGGLGEGELQPMKGPARRYRVFQAAPQDSRGMPAKKPVADYFL, from the exons ATGAGTGATCTGGACAG GGCGATCGCTCAGCTGCGAGCATGCCGGCCAATACCAGAATCAGACGTCCGCGAACTCTGTCACAAGGCCCGGGAAATCTTGATCGAAGAAGGAAACGTAGTTACAGTCAATGCGCCGGTAACG ATATGTGGAGATATTCATGGCCAGTTTCACGATTTGATGGAACTGTTCCGCGTCGGCGGCGATCCTCCCGATACCAATTATCTGTTTATGG GTGATTTCGTTGACCGTGGCTTCTACTCGCTCGAAACATTCTTACTTCTTCTCTGCCTTAAAGTTCGATACCCCGACCGCATGACCCTCATCAGAGGCAACCACGAATCACGACAGATTACAACTGTGTACGGTTTCTACGATGAATGTTACAGGAAATATGGCAGCGCGAATGTTTGGCGCTACTGCTGCGATGTGTTCGACTATCTCGCCTTGGGCGCTATTGTTCTTGGGGCCTCCAATACCATCTCACCAAGCGCCGGCGAGTCCAGTATACCAACAACACCTGAAGGAGGCGAGGTGGAAATCGAGGTGTGCAACGCACAGGGCGAGGTAATGAGCAGGTTTCCTCGGCCTAACAACGGGGCAGACAGCGATGTACAGAGCAGGACCAACGGGATACCACCACCGAGTAATACAGGCCCGCCTGGCTCAGGAGCGTCGGGATTGAGCAGAGGATCAGTGGGCAACCCAGCCGGCGCCGTTCTATGTGTGCACGGCGGCCTTAGTCCGCTGATAGACAAGGTTGACAAAATCAGGCTGCTGGACCGAAAACAGGAGGTTCCACATGAGGGTGCTATGTGCGACCTCTTGTGGTCCGATCCGGACGAGATTGACGGTTGGGGGTTGTCGCCTCGGGGTGCTGGCTTCCTCTTTGGTGCCGACATCGTCAAAGTGTTCAATCATCGCAATGACCTCAGCCTGATCGCCCGTGCCCATCAGCTGGTCATGGAAGGTTTTAAGGAAATGTTCGATGCCAGCATCGTTACCGTTTGGTCAGCACCAAATTACTGCTATCGCTGCGGAAACGTTGCTGCACTTCTTGAGCTATCGGAAGACGATTCAGGCTTGGGTGTGCTTGCCCGCAGTAATGGCGATGTCAATCGCAGTAATGGCGGTGCAGGATCTTCTGGAGGGCTTGGAGAGGGTGAGCTACAACCGATGAAGGGTCCAGCAAGGCGTTACCGGGTCTTCCAGGCGGCTCCTCAGGATTCAAGGGGAATGCCAGCCAAGAAGCCAGTGGCCGACTACTTCCTGTAA
- a CDS encoding mitochondrial 54S ribosomal protein YmL3 produces the protein MKRIATPSLTSRLLVAARSGVSPATAAIRSRSAISVRSQSTAALAQHDASHDLNNDRFPPLEPLPPAAESLPSPLPERALTSAKLAALHARLNLSPKIPLQTLARTLVDASADENPQFNNANLAFVGQTLINYHIAEWLLCKYPRLPQGILFSAMKAYAGPKPLLQIARSWGVDTAAVPGGEVDPGLLQFDALKPGVAITNFGYKRTELAYLEKFKWRRGMASRVVLDDDFGDVVRSDPKVAADLEKAMEEQDQDKTPDEEEAEMVANEQDQDVSYDRYGNPDTRAAAERAHAYFVRAVVGAIYAHCGREAAKAFVKAHIMSRTLDIAKLFEFKYPTRELAALCAREDFEPPVARLLSETGRQSRTPVFVVGIYSGSDKLGEGAASSLDHARFKAAMNALKAWYLYSPGENPRVPSDMLEEGAKPWTPAYIDMGEVISR, from the coding sequence ATGAAGAGGATAGCAACGCCCAGCTTGACGAGCCGGCTGCTCGTCGCCGCTCGCTCCGGAGTGTCGCCCGCCACTGCCGCCATCCGATCCCGATCTGCAATCTCGGTGCGATCGCAATCGACAGCTGCCCTCGCTCAGCACGATGCATCCCACGATCTCAACAATGATCGGTTCCCCCCGCTTGAGCCCCTCCCCCCCGCGGCCGAGTCCCTACCGTCGCCCCTCCCCGAACGGGCCTTGACCTCGGCCAAACTGGCCGCCCTCCACGCCCGTTTGAATCTTTCTCCCAAGATCCCCTTACAGACATTGGCAAGGACACTGGTCGACGCCTCGGCCGACGAGAACCCGCAGTTCAACAACGCCAACCTCGCCTTCGTTGGCCAGACCCTCATCAACTACCATATTGCCGAATGGCTCCTCTGCAAATACCCCCGTCTACCCCAGGGAATTCTCTTCAGTGCCATGAAGGCTTATGCCGGACCGAAGCCCTTGCTCCAGATTGCGCGGTCATGGGGTGTTGATACCGCCGCGGTGCCCGGCGGCGAGGTGGATCCCGGTCTTCTGCAGTTCGATGCCCTTAAGCCCGGCGTCGCCATCACAAATTTCGGCTACAAGCGTACAGAGCTCGCCTACCTCGAGAAGTTCAAGTGGCGTCGCGGTATGGCCTCGCGTGTCGTTctcgacgacgactttgGTGATGTCGTGCGCAGCGACCCCAAGGTTGCCGCCGATCTGGAGAAGGCGATGGAAGAGCAGGATCAGGACAAGACtcccgacgaggaggaggccgagatgGTCGCTAATGAGCAGGACCAGGACGTGAGCTACGACCGCTACGGCAACCCCGACACCCGGGCCGCTGCTGAGCGGGCCCACGCCTACTTTGTGCGCGCCGTCGTCGGTGCCATCTACGCCCACTGCGGCCGCGAGGCCGCCAAGGCCTTTGTCAAGGCGCACATCATGTCGCGCACCCTCGACATTGCCAAGCTCTTCGAATTCAAGTACCCCACCCGCGAGCTCGCCGCGCTCTGCGCCCGTGAGGATTTCGAGCCCCCCGTGGCTCGTCTCCTCTCCGAGACGGGTCGCCAGTCGCGCACCCCCGTTTTTGTTGTCGGTATATACAGCGGCAGCGACAAGCTCGGCGAGGGCGCCGCCTCCTCTCTCGACCACGCCCGCTTCAAGGCCGCCATGAACGCCCTGAAGGCTTGGTATCTCTACAGCCCTGGCGAGAACCCTCGGGTACCCAGTGATATGCTGGAGGAGGGTGCCAAGCCCTGGACGCCAGCATACATTGATATGGGTGAGGTTATCTCCCGCTAA
- a CDS encoding cytosolic phospholipase A2 zeta, producing MARLGQLTFAISSTGRRSPLARSLTQSGALLRAPARTKPSLLSFQQTRHGFFASGDNKPKPKTRVPRSLSAVLLGSLLVFSLNPTADVVQTFDSTDKTAKTDRSSDTDLFAQELESHGKIDDSSTWSKLVDGFEGFSAMTSAEAGKLSNKLVDLVLPEWSKLIPGYIRKLQRELNMAPGSLAAEIWEEARDPAINPEIQYSAKVRVSEDLCDEEKTFLARRKKITAVALAHYLGIKEEDVNPEDVPTIAICGSGGGLRALVAGTGSYMAAAEDGLFDCITYTSGVSGSCWLQSLYFSSLAGNDFQRLINHLKARLGIHIAYPPTAFSALLSAPTNKLLLTAVVEKLKGDPEADFGLVDAYGLLLAARLFIPKGELGINAQDFKLSHQQEYIRYGQNPMPIYTAVRHEIPELDEADNEQSHASEAAKAEAKKEAWFQWFEMTPFELFCEEFAAGIPTWAMGRSFQDGVNLPTTEGFYLPEIRLPVLLGIWGSAFCATLSHYYREIRPLIQSLGGFQAVDNLIWGHNENLSKVHPIDPATIPNFIHGMNGKLPPTVPRLAYDSDYIQLMDSGMSNNLPIYPLLRPGRNVDIIVAFDASADIKTDNWLSVVEGYARQRGIKGWPIGAGWPKASASASTTARELKEAEEATEAEADNKLAQAKADQAIRHANDPKVKPEGDSDQSLMSQQEKYDQTAHELGYCTVWVGTTEERRTDDPPPPPVDDTSSWKLMEPNAGIAVVYMPFLANEKVSSSVDPASSDYMSTWNFVYTPEQVDQVVALARANYDEGKEKIRATVRAVYERKKNSRLEREKRMAEERQRRKVRLGIDGKLGEGDHFS from the coding sequence ATGGCGCGGCTGGGCCAATTGACCTTCGCCATCTCATCAACGGGTCGCCGATCTCCCCTGGCAAGGTCTCTCACACAAAGTGGCGCCCTCTTGAGAGCACCGGCAAGGACGAAACCCTCCCTGCTATCCTTCCAACAGACGCGACATGGCTTCTTCGCTTCAGGCGATAACAAGCCCAAACCAAAGACGCGGGTCCCTCGATCCCTCTCGGCGGTACTCCTCGGCTCCTTGCTTGTTTTCTCGCTCAACCCAACGGCTGATGTTGTTCAGACTTTCGACTCAACCGACAAGACTGCGAAGACAGACCGATCGAGCGATACAGACCTCTTCGCTCAGGAGCTAGAATCTCACGGCAAAATCGACGATAGTAGCACCTGGTCTAAACTCGTTGATGGCTTTGAGGGCTTCTCGGCCATGACCTCGGCCGAGGCAGGCAAACTTTCCAACAAGCTGGTCGATCTTGTTCTTCCAGAATGGTCCAAACTCATTCCTGGCTACATCAGAAAGCTCCAACGGGAGCTCAACATGGCCCCAGGTTCTCTCGCCGCTGAAATCTGGGAGGAGGCCCGCGATCCTGCCATAAATCCTGAGATCCAGTACTCGGCCAAGGTTCGCGTTTCGGAGGACCTCTGTGACGAAGAGAAAACTTTCCTGGCGCGCAGGAAAAAGATAACAGCCGTTGCGTTGGCTCACTACCTTGGCataaaagaggaggatgtcAACCCAGAAGACGTACCCACCATTGCCATATGTGGCTCTGGTGGTGGCCTTAGGGCGCTCGTCGCTGGAACCGGGTCATATATGGCGGCGGCCGAGGATGGCCTTTTCGATTGTATCACGTATACATCAGGCGTCAGTGGATCCTGTTGGCTTCAGTCTCTGTACTTCTCCTCCCTTGCAGGCAACGATTTCCAGCGACTTATTAACCACTTGAAAGCACGTCTCGGCATTCATATTGCCTACCCGCCTACTGCCTTCTCGGCTCTATTGTCTGCGCCTACGAACAAGCTACTGCTAACCGCCGTAGTAGAAAAGCTGAAGGGTGATCCAGAAGCTGATTTTGGGCTCGTTGACGCATACGGGCTGCTGCTAGCAGCCAGGTTGTTCATTCCTAAGGGAGAACTTGGCATCAATGCACAGGACTTCAAGCTGTCTCACCAGCAAGAGTACATTCGCTACGGACAAAATCCCATGCCCATTTATACGGCTGTGCGCCATGAAATCCCCGAGCTGGACGAGGCCGACAACGAGCAGTCTCATGCTTCAGAGGCGGCAAAAGCTGAGGCCAAGAAAGAAGCATGGTTTCAGTGGTTTGAAATGACGCCTTTCGAGCTTTTCTGCGAAGAGTTCGCTGCCGGTATCCCCACCTGGGCCATGGGCAGAAGTTTCCAAGACGGCGTCAACCTGCCTACAACAGAAGGCTTCTACCTTCCCGAAATCCGGTTGCCTGTACTCCTGGGCATATGGGGCAGTGCGTTCTGCGCAACACTGAGCCATTACTACCGCGAAATCCGCCCTTTGATCCAGAGCCTTGGTGGTTTCCAGGCTGTAGACAACTTGATCTGGGGTCACAATGAGAATCTCAGCAAGGTTCATCCAATCGATCCGGCGACGATCCCGAATTTCATCCACGGAATGAACGGCAAGCTTCCGCCAACGGTTCCTCGGCTTGCTTACGACTCCGATTACATCCAACTTATGGACTCTGGCATGTCCAATAACCTCCCTATCTACCCCTTATTGCGGCCAGGTCGCAATGTCGACATTATAGTCGCATTCGATGCTTCTGCCGACATCAAGACGGACAACTGGCTCTCCGTGGTCGAAGGTTACGCAAGGCAAAGGGGGATTAAGGGATGGCCCATAGGTGCCGGCTGGCCCAAGGCGTCTGCATcggcctccaccaccgccagggAATTGAAGGAAGCTGAAGAAGCCACAGAAGCCGAAGCCGATAACAAACTCGCCCAAGCCAAAGCCGACCAAGCCATCCGACACGCCAACGACCCCAAGGTAAAGCCCGAAGGCGACAGCGACCAGAGCTTGATGAGCCAGCAAGAGAAATACGACCAAACCGCCCACGAGCTCGGCTACTGTACCGTCTGGGTCGGCACAACCGAGGAGCGACGCACCGATgacccgccgccgccgccagtgGACGATACCTCGTCATGGAAGCTCATGGAGCCGAACGCCGGCATTGCGGTCGTCTACATGCCATTCCTGGCCAACGAGAAGGTTTCTAGCTCTGTTGATCCAGCCTCGAGCGATTACATGAGCACGTGGAACTTTGTGTACACACCGGAACAAGTTGATCAGGTTGTCGCACTCGCGAGGGCGAACTATGACGAGGGCAAAGAGAAGATTCGGGCGACGGTAAGGGCGGTGTATGAACGCAAGAAGAATAGTAgactggagagggagaagaggatggcggaggagaggcagaggaggaaggttaGGCTAGGGATCGACGGTAAGTTGGGCGAGGGTGATCACTTCAGTTGA
- a CDS encoding cell division control protein 3, variant yields the protein MASNALPSTLSDNRNIVRRKLTGYVGFANLPNQWHRKSVRKGFNFNVMVVGESGLGKSTLVNTLFNTSLYPPKERKGPSLDIVPKTVTIQSISADIEEAGVRLRLTVVDTPGFGDFVNNDESWRPIVDNIEQRFDAYLDAENKVNRMNIVDNRIHACVFFIQPTGHSLKPLDIEVMKRLHTKVNLIPVIAKSDTLTDDEIAAFKARILADIKYHKVQIFEGPRYELDDEETIAENNEIMSKVPFAVVGATNEITNADGRKVRGRRYPWGVIEVDNEEHCDFVKLRQMLIRTHMEELKEHTNNVLYENYRTDKLIAMGVSQDPSVFKEVNPAVKQEEERALHEQKLAKMEAEMKMVFQQKVAEKESKLKQSEEELYARHREMKEQLERQRLELEEKKSRIESGRPIEKEPTKRKGFSLR from the exons ATGG CTTCGAACG CTCTCCCTTCTACCTTGAGCGACAACCGAAACATTGTCCGAAGGAAGCTGACGGGATACGTTGGTTTCGCCAACCTTCCCAACCAATGGCACCGCAAGAGCGTCCGCAAGGGCTTCAACTTCAATGTCATGGTTGTTG GTGAATCGGGACTCGGAAAGTCGACCCTCGTTAACACTCTCTTTAACACTTCGCTTTACCCTCCCAAGGAGCGCAAGGGACCTAGCCTCGACATTGTTCCCAAGACTGTCACCATTCAGTCTATCAGCGCCGATATTGAAGAGGCTGGTGTTCGCCTCCGTTTGACCGTCGTTGACACTCCTGGCTTCGGCGACTTTGTCAACAACGACGAGTCTTGGCGTCCTATTGTGGACAACATCGAACAGCGCTTCGATGCTTACTTGGATGCCGAAAACAAGGTGAACCGCATGAACATTGTGGACAACAGGATCCATGCCTGTGTGTTCTTCATCCAGCCCACCGGTCACTCGCTCAAGCCTCTTGATATCGAGGTCATGAAGCGTCTCCACACCAAGGTCAACTTGATTCCCGTCATCGCCAAGTCGGATACTCTCACCGATGACGAGATTGCTGCTTTCAAGGCTAGA ATTCTTGCGGATATCAAGTACCACAAGGTGCAAATCTTTGAGGGCCCTCGCTACGAACtcgacgatgaggagacCATCGCGGAGAACAACGAGATCATGTCCAAGGTCCCCTTCGCTGTTGTCGGTGCGACCAACGAGATCACAAACGCCGATGGCCGTAAGGTTCGCGGTCGCCGTTACCCTTGGGGTGTGATCGAGGTGGACAATGAGGAGCATTGCGACTTTGTGAAGCTCCGCCAGATGCTCATCCGTACTCACATggaggagctcaaggagCACACCAACAACGTCCTTTACGAGAACTACCGCACGGACAAGTTGATCGCTATGGGCGTCTCTCAAGATCCAAGCGTCTTCAAGGAGGTGAACCCAGCCGTCaagcaggaggaagagcgcGCCCTCCACGAACAGAAGCTTGCGAAGATGGAAGCCGAAATGAAGATGGTCTTCCAGCAAAAGGTTGCTGAAAAGGAATCCAAGCTGAAGCAGAGCGAAGAGGAGCTGTATGCTCGTCATAGGGAGATGAAGGAGCAGCTGGAGCGCCAACGACTGGAGctcgaggagaagaagtccCGAATCGAAAGTGGGCGGCCAATTGAGAAGGAGCCgacaaagaggaagggaTTTTCTCTCCGATAA
- a CDS encoding cell division control protein 3, whose protein sequence is MASNGIPTSPPVRAAPVPQSSTSQPLPSQTKQHQDASGSDTVAAALPSTLSDNRNIVRRKLTGYVGFANLPNQWHRKSVRKGFNFNVMVVGESGLGKSTLVNTLFNTSLYPPKERKGPSLDIVPKTVTIQSISADIEEAGVRLRLTVVDTPGFGDFVNNDESWRPIVDNIEQRFDAYLDAENKVNRMNIVDNRIHACVFFIQPTGHSLKPLDIEVMKRLHTKVNLIPVIAKSDTLTDDEIAAFKARILADIKYHKVQIFEGPRYELDDEETIAENNEIMSKVPFAVVGATNEITNADGRKVRGRRYPWGVIEVDNEEHCDFVKLRQMLIRTHMEELKEHTNNVLYENYRTDKLIAMGVSQDPSVFKEVNPAVKQEEERALHEQKLAKMEAEMKMVFQQKVAEKESKLKQSEEELYARHREMKEQLERQRLELEEKKSRIESGRPIEKEPTKRKGFSLR, encoded by the exons ATGG CTTCGAACGGTATTCCCACCTCTCCTCCTGTTAGGGCGGCTCCCGTACCTCAGTCATCGACTTCCCAGCCATTGCCATCTCAGACGAAACAACATCAAGATGCTTCTGGTTCTGACACCGTGGCCGCAGCTCTCCCTTCTACCTTGAGCGACAACCGAAACATTGTCCGAAGGAAGCTGACGGGATACGTTGGTTTCGCCAACCTTCCCAACCAATGGCACCGCAAGAGCGTCCGCAAGGGCTTCAACTTCAATGTCATGGTTGTTG GTGAATCGGGACTCGGAAAGTCGACCCTCGTTAACACTCTCTTTAACACTTCGCTTTACCCTCCCAAGGAGCGCAAGGGACCTAGCCTCGACATTGTTCCCAAGACTGTCACCATTCAGTCTATCAGCGCCGATATTGAAGAGGCTGGTGTTCGCCTCCGTTTGACCGTCGTTGACACTCCTGGCTTCGGCGACTTTGTCAACAACGACGAGTCTTGGCGTCCTATTGTGGACAACATCGAACAGCGCTTCGATGCTTACTTGGATGCCGAAAACAAGGTGAACCGCATGAACATTGTGGACAACAGGATCCATGCCTGTGTGTTCTTCATCCAGCCCACCGGTCACTCGCTCAAGCCTCTTGATATCGAGGTCATGAAGCGTCTCCACACCAAGGTCAACTTGATTCCCGTCATCGCCAAGTCGGATACTCTCACCGATGACGAGATTGCTGCTTTCAAGGCTAGA ATTCTTGCGGATATCAAGTACCACAAGGTGCAAATCTTTGAGGGCCCTCGCTACGAACtcgacgatgaggagacCATCGCGGAGAACAACGAGATCATGTCCAAGGTCCCCTTCGCTGTTGTCGGTGCGACCAACGAGATCACAAACGCCGATGGCCGTAAGGTTCGCGGTCGCCGTTACCCTTGGGGTGTGATCGAGGTGGACAATGAGGAGCATTGCGACTTTGTGAAGCTCCGCCAGATGCTCATCCGTACTCACATggaggagctcaaggagCACACCAACAACGTCCTTTACGAGAACTACCGCACGGACAAGTTGATCGCTATGGGCGTCTCTCAAGATCCAAGCGTCTTCAAGGAGGTGAACCCAGCCGTCaagcaggaggaagagcgcGCCCTCCACGAACAGAAGCTTGCGAAGATGGAAGCCGAAATGAAGATGGTCTTCCAGCAAAAGGTTGCTGAAAAGGAATCCAAGCTGAAGCAGAGCGAAGAGGAGCTGTATGCTCGTCATAGGGAGATGAAGGAGCAGCTGGAGCGCCAACGACTGGAGctcgaggagaagaagtccCGAATCGAAAGTGGGCGGCCAATTGAGAAGGAGCCgacaaagaggaagggaTTTTCTCTCCGATAA